Proteins encoded together in one Camelina sativa cultivar DH55 chromosome 9, Cs, whole genome shotgun sequence window:
- the LOC104711613 gene encoding protein indeterminate-domain 2 isoform X1, giving the protein MPVDLDNSSTVSGEASVSISSTGNQNPLVNSTGKKKRNLPGMPDPESEVIALSPKTLLATNRFVCEICNKGFQRDQNLQLHRRGHNLPWKLRQKSSKEVRKKVYVCPEVSCVHHEPSRALGDLTGIKKHFCRKHGEKKWKCDKCSKKYAVQSDWKAHSKICGTKEYKCDCGTLFSRRDSFITHRAFCDALAEESARSNTHSQSKKQSPDISTRKKPIPDPNPAPVDTESAKIKSSSTLTIKQSESPKTPPEIVQEVPKPTGLNVTRNGVFAGLFESSTASPSIYTTSSSSKSLFAPSSSIEPISLGLSTGHGSSFLGLNRFQAQPAMSATALLQKAAQMGAASSGGSLLRGLGIVSSSSSSMDAIVPHGLGLGLPCGGESSSGLKELMMGNSSVFGPKQTTLDFLGLGRAVGNGNGPSNGLSALVGGSSGIDMATTFGSGEFSSGKDINRRKS; this is encoded by the exons atgccgGTAGATTTAGATAACTCCTCTACAGTCTCCGGTGAAGCAAGTGTTTCAATCTCATCTACCGGAAACCAAAACCCACTTGTTAACTCCACCGGGAAGAAGAAACGTAACCTCCCCGGCATGCCTG atcCAGAGTCAGAAGTTATAGCTTTATCACCAAAAACTCTACTAGCTACGAACAGATTCGTTTGCGAAATCTGTAACAAAGGGTTTCAAAGAGACCAGAACTTACAGCTTCACCGTCGTGGTCACAATTTACCGTGGAAGCTTAGACAGAAGTCTAGTAAAGAAGTGAGGAAAAAAGTCTACGTTTGTCCTGAAGTTAGCTGTGTCCATCACGAACCTTCACGTGCTTTAGGAGATCTAACTGGAATCAAGAAACACTTTTGTCGGAAACACGGTGAGAAGAAGTGGAAATGTGATAAATGTTCCAAGAAGTATGCTGTTCAGTCTGATTGGAAAGCTCACTCCAAGATTTGTGGTACTAAAGAGTATAAATGTGATTGTGGTACTCTCTTTTCTAG gaGGGATAGTTTTATAACGCATAGAGCTTTTTGTGATGCTTTGGCTGAAGAGAGTGCGAGAAGTAATACTCATAGTCAGAGCAAGAAACAGAGTCCAGACATTTCGACCCGGAAAAAACCGATACCCGACCCAAATCCTGCTCCGGTGGATACTGAGTCTGCTAAAATCAAATCTTCATCGACTTTAACTATTAAGCAATCAG AGTCTCCAAAAACCCCTCCGGAGATCGTTCAAGAAGTTCCAAAACCGACCGGTTTAAATGTTACACGCAACGGTGTTTTCGCTGGCTTATTTGAATCTTCCACGGCTTCTCCAAGTATATatacaacatcttcttcttcaaagagtCTATTTGCGCCATCTTCGTCCATCGAACCTATATCTTTGGGTCTCTCAACAGGTCATGGATCATCGTTTCTCGGGTTAAACCGGTTCCAAGCTCAGCCCGCGATGTCAGCAACCGCTTTACTTCAAAAAGCAGCTCAAATGGGAGCAGCGTCTTCAGGTGGTTCATTGCTTCGTGGATTAGGGATAGTTTCATCAAGCTCATCTTCTATGGACGCAATAGTTCCTCATGGACTAGGATTAGGACTGCCTTGCGGTGGCGAAAGCAGCTCGGGTTTGAAAGAGCTCATGATGGGGAATTCATCTGTGTTTGGTCCGAAACAAACGACATTAGACTTTCTCGGATTAGGTAGAGCGGTTGGTAATGGAAATGGTCCAAGCAACGGACTATCCGCTCTAGTTGGAGGAAGCAGCGGCATTGATATGGCGACGACATTTGGATCAGGAGAGTTTTCTTCAGGGAAAGACATTAATAGAAGAAAATCATAA
- the LOC104711613 gene encoding protein indeterminate-domain 2 isoform X2, with translation MPVDLDNSSTVSGEASVSISSTGNQNPLVNSTGKKKRNLPGMPDPESEVIALSPKTLLATNRFVCEICNKGFQRDQNLQLHRRGHNLPWKLRQKSSKEVRKKVYVCPEVSCVHHEPSRALGDLTGIKKHFCRKHGEKKWKCDKCSKKYAVQSDWKAHSKICGTKEYKCDCGTLFSRRDSFITHRAFCDALAEESARSNTHSQSKKQSPDISTRKKPIPDPNPAPVDTESAKIKSSSTLTIKQSESPKTPPEIVQEVPKPTGLNVTRNGVFAGLFESSTASPSHGSSFLGLNRFQAQPAMSATALLQKAAQMGAASSGGSLLRGLGIVSSSSSSMDAIVPHGLGLGLPCGGESSSGLKELMMGNSSVFGPKQTTLDFLGLGRAVGNGNGPSNGLSALVGGSSGIDMATTFGSGEFSSGKDINRRKS, from the exons atgccgGTAGATTTAGATAACTCCTCTACAGTCTCCGGTGAAGCAAGTGTTTCAATCTCATCTACCGGAAACCAAAACCCACTTGTTAACTCCACCGGGAAGAAGAAACGTAACCTCCCCGGCATGCCTG atcCAGAGTCAGAAGTTATAGCTTTATCACCAAAAACTCTACTAGCTACGAACAGATTCGTTTGCGAAATCTGTAACAAAGGGTTTCAAAGAGACCAGAACTTACAGCTTCACCGTCGTGGTCACAATTTACCGTGGAAGCTTAGACAGAAGTCTAGTAAAGAAGTGAGGAAAAAAGTCTACGTTTGTCCTGAAGTTAGCTGTGTCCATCACGAACCTTCACGTGCTTTAGGAGATCTAACTGGAATCAAGAAACACTTTTGTCGGAAACACGGTGAGAAGAAGTGGAAATGTGATAAATGTTCCAAGAAGTATGCTGTTCAGTCTGATTGGAAAGCTCACTCCAAGATTTGTGGTACTAAAGAGTATAAATGTGATTGTGGTACTCTCTTTTCTAG gaGGGATAGTTTTATAACGCATAGAGCTTTTTGTGATGCTTTGGCTGAAGAGAGTGCGAGAAGTAATACTCATAGTCAGAGCAAGAAACAGAGTCCAGACATTTCGACCCGGAAAAAACCGATACCCGACCCAAATCCTGCTCCGGTGGATACTGAGTCTGCTAAAATCAAATCTTCATCGACTTTAACTATTAAGCAATCAG AGTCTCCAAAAACCCCTCCGGAGATCGTTCAAGAAGTTCCAAAACCGACCGGTTTAAATGTTACACGCAACGGTGTTTTCGCTGGCTTATTTGAATCTTCCACGGCTTCTCCAA GTCATGGATCATCGTTTCTCGGGTTAAACCGGTTCCAAGCTCAGCCCGCGATGTCAGCAACCGCTTTACTTCAAAAAGCAGCTCAAATGGGAGCAGCGTCTTCAGGTGGTTCATTGCTTCGTGGATTAGGGATAGTTTCATCAAGCTCATCTTCTATGGACGCAATAGTTCCTCATGGACTAGGATTAGGACTGCCTTGCGGTGGCGAAAGCAGCTCGGGTTTGAAAGAGCTCATGATGGGGAATTCATCTGTGTTTGGTCCGAAACAAACGACATTAGACTTTCTCGGATTAGGTAGAGCGGTTGGTAATGGAAATGGTCCAAGCAACGGACTATCCGCTCTAGTTGGAGGAAGCAGCGGCATTGATATGGCGACGACATTTGGATCAGGAGAGTTTTCTTCAGGGAAAGACATTAATAGAAGAAAATCATAA
- the LOC104715525 gene encoding serine/threonine-protein kinase STY17-like, producing the protein MSTASSMMLYPNYPFLMSSFGRSDDRCESDEQFNFTISKDLLLDAKDVLMGHMIGEGAKAIVYKGICRYKCPVAVKVVQPCETSAVSIEDKQQFQKEVLLLSSMEHNNIVKFVGACIEPQLMIVTELVEGGSLHKFILNSRSSPPNLKKALSFALDISRAMEFLHSNGIIHRDLNPRNVLVTSDMEMVKLADFGLAREYTIGGMTCEAGTYRWMAPEVCSREPLKIGEKKHYDHKVDVYSFALIFWALLTNQTPFSGINRASALYFVKQGKRPSLKNIPDEIVPILESCWAEDSEARLEFREITILLEKLLNDLSSAGTSNDTVISDEESYDDEMGDLDTNCLIQKGYRRMQKLKEKKKKKKKVMSRIVPFFKTLFSSKG; encoded by the exons ATGTCCACAGCCTCTTCGATGATGCTTTACCCGAACTATCCTTTTCTCATGTCATCGTTTGGCCGCTCAGATGACCGTTGTGAGTCCGACGAGCAATTCAATTTCACTATCAGCAAAGATTTGCTTTTAGATGCTAAGGATGTCTTGATGGGACATATGATTGGAGAAGGAGCCAAAGCCATCGTCTACAAAGGAAT ATGCAGATACAAATGTCCTGTGGCGGTGAAGGTAGTGCAGCCGTGTGAAACATCTGCTGTAAGCATAGAGGACAAACAACAGTTTCAAAAGGAGGTTCTGTTACTATCCTCGATGGAACATAACAACATTGTGAAg TTTGTTGGAGCTTGCATAGAGCCACAATTGATGATAGTTACCGAACTCGTTGAAGGCGGCAGTCTTCATAAGTTCATACTGAACTCTCGTTCGAGTCCTCCTAATCTAAAGAAGGCACTAAGCTTTGCTTTGGATATTTCTCGAGCCATGGAGTTTTTGCACTCAAATGGCATTATTCACCGTGATCTAAATCCAA GGAATGTGTTGGTAACAAGTGATATGGAAATGGTAAAGTTGGCTGATTTTGGACTTGCAAGAGAATATACTATAGGTGGCATGACTTGTGAGGCTGGTACTTACAGATGGATGGCTCCTGAG GTATGTAGCCGTGAGCCACTCAAAATTGGAGAGAAGAAGCACTATGACCACAAAGTCGATGTCTACAGCTTTGCACTAATTTTCTGGGCGTTGCTCACTAATCAAACACCATTCAGTGGGATAAATAGGGCTTCTGCtctctattttgtgaaacag GGCAAGAGACCAAGCCTTAAGAATATTCCAGATGAAATTGTTCCCATCTTGGAATCTTGCTGGGCAGAGGACTCAGAGGCACGTCTTGAGTTTAGAGAGATCACTATCTTATTGGAAAAATTGCTAAACGACCTGAGCTCAGCTGGGACTAGTAATGATACAGTAATATCAGATGAGGAATCTTATGACGATGAAATGGGAGATTTGGATACCAATTGTTTGATTCAAAAGGGCTATCGCAGGATGCAGAAActtaaggaaaagaagaagaagaagaagaaagtgatgagTAGGATAGTTCCTTTCTTCAAGACGCTCTTTTCATCGAAGGGGTGA
- the LOC104715526 gene encoding serine/threonine-protein kinase STY17-like produces the protein MAFSNYPSYKKSNKKFNFSISRELLLNPSDVSVGEMIGEGGHSIVYKGLFRNRVPVAVKIMQPSVKSAVSIMDKKKFQNEVLLLSKMRHANIVKFVGACIEPQLAIVTELMEGGTLQRFMWGSKSKPDLKKALTFALDISRAMEFLHSKGIIHCDLKPTNLLVTGDHKHVKLADFGIAREENRDGMTCEAGTCKWMAPEVSSREALRVEEPKHYDHKADVYSFAIVFWELLNLQEPFCGVPNICVPQLVRHGERPSLANTPEEVIPILELCWAQDSGARPEFKEIRQLLTSLLTNLTSDGSIDTLPLSDEEAYDGDIDEDSETPPLTQEHCCKVNKPKEKKKVLVKMLRPFVKIFRACYKP, from the exons ATGGCTTTCTCAAACTACCCTTCTTACAAGAAGTCCAACAAGAAATTCAATTTCAGTATCAGCAGGGAATTGCTTCTCAACCCAAGCGATGTCTCAGTGGGAGAGATGATTGGAGAAGGAGGCCACTCCATCGTCTACAAAGGATT GTTCAGAAACCGAGTTCCCGTTGCTGTGAAGATAATGCAACCAAGTGTAAAATCTGCTGTAAGCATAATGGacaaaaagaagtttcaaaatGAAGTTCTGTTACTATCCAAGATGAGACATGCCAACATTGTGAAg TTTGTTGGGGCTTGCATAGAGCCGCAACTGGCGATAGTTACCGAACTCATGGAAGGCGGCACTCTTCAGAGGTTCATGTGGGGTTCTAAGTCGAAACCTGATCTAAAGAAGGCACTGACCTTTGCTTTGGATATTTCTCGAGCCATGGAGTTTTTGCACTCAAAAGGCATCATTCACTGTGATTTAAAACCAA CGAATTTGTTGGTAACCGGTGATCACAAGCATGTGAAATTGGCTGATTTTGGAATTGCTAGAGAAGAGAATAGAGATGGCATGACCTGTGAGGCTGGCACTTGTAAATGGATGGCTCCTGAG GTAAGTAGTCGTGAGGCACTTAGAGTTGAGGAGCCAAAGCACTATGATCATAAAGCGGATGTTTACAGCTTTGCTATAGTTTTTTGGGAGCTGCTTAATCTTCAAGAACCATTCTGTGGCGTGCCTAACATTTGTGTTCCCCAACTTGTACGACAT GGTGAGAGACCAAGTCTTGCGAATACACCAGAGGAAGTGATCCCCATCCTTGAATTATGCTGGGCACAAGATTCGGGTGCGCGTCCTGAGTTCAAGGAAATTAGGCAATTGTTAACAAGCCTTTTAACAAATTTGACCTCAGATGGTAGTATTGACACACTACCACTATCGGATGAGGAAGCTTATGACGGTGATATCGATGAGGATTCGGAGACCCCTCCTCTGACTCAAGAGCATTGTTGCAAGGTGAACAAAcctaaggagaagaagaaagtactGGTGAAGATGTTGCGTCCTTTCGTTAAGATTTTCAGGGCTTGTTACAAGCCATGa
- the LOC104715527 gene encoding serine/threonine-protein kinase STY17-like → MAFSNYPSYKKSNKKFNFSISRELLLNPNDVSVGEMIGEGNHSIVYKGLFRNRVPVAVKIMQPSVKSAVSIMDKKKFQNEVLLLSKMRHANIVKFVGACIVPQLAIVTELMEGGTLQRFMWSSQSKPLDLKKALTFALDISRAMEFLHSEGIIHRDLNPANLLLTGDHKHVKLADFGIAREENRDGMTGEAGTCKWMAPEVSSREALRVEEPKHYDHKVDVYSFALVFWELLNGVEPFPDVPNICVPPLVQHGERPSLANTPEEMIPILELCWAQDSDARLEFKDIRQLLTSLLTNLTSDDSIDTLLLSDEEAYDGDIDEDSETPPLSLSQEHCCKVNKPKEKKKKILVKMMRPFVKMFRACYKP, encoded by the exons ATGGCTTTCTCAAACTACCCTTCTTACAAGAAGTCCAACAAGAAATTCAATTTCAGTATCAGCAGGGAATTGCTTCTCAACCCAAACGATGTCTCAGTGGGAGAGATGATTGGAGAAGGAAACCACTCCATCGTCTACAAAGGATT GTTCAGAAACCGTGTTCCCGTTGCTGTGAAGATAATGCAACCAAGTGTAAAATCTGCTGTAAGCATAATGGacaaaaagaagtttcaaaatGAAGTTCTGTTACTATCCAAGATGAGACATGCCAACATTGTGAAg TTTGTTGGAGCTTGCATAGTGCCGCAGCTGGCGATAGTTACCGAACTCATGGAAGGCGGCACTCTTCAGAGGTTCATGTGGAGTTCTCAGTCGAAACCTCTAGATCTAAAGAAGGCACTGACCTTTGCTTTGGATATTTCTCGAGCCATGGAGTTTTTGCACTCAGAAGGCATCATTCACCGTGATTTAAACCCAG CGAATTTGTTGTTAACCGGTGATCACAAGCATGTGAAATTGGCTGATTTTGGAATTGCTAGAGAAGAGAATAGAGATGGCATGACCGGTGAGGCTGGCACTTGTAAATGGATGGCTCCTGAG GTAAGTAGTCGTGAGGCACTGAGAGTTGAGGAGCCAAAGCACTATGATCATAAAGTGGATGTTTACAGCTTTGCTCTAGTTTTCTGGGAGCTGCTTAATGGTGTAGAGCCATTCCCTGACGTGCCTAACATTTGTGTTCCCCCACTTGTACAACAT GGTGAGAGACCAAGTCTTGCGAATACACCAGAGGAAATGATCCCCATCCTTGAATTATGTTGGGCACAAGATTCGGATGCGCGTCTTGAGTTCAAGGACATTAGGCAATTGTTAACAAGCCTGTTAACAAATTTGACCTCAGATGATAGTATTGACACACTACTACTATCGGATGAGGAAGCTTATGACGGTGATATCGATGAGGATTCGGAGACCCCTCCTCTGAGTCTGAGTCAAGAGCATTGTTGCAAGGTGAACAAAcctaaggagaagaagaagaaaatactgGTGAAGATGATGCGTCCTTTCGTTAAGATGTTCAGGGCTTGTTACAAGCCATGA